The DNA window tgtattggagaaaaaattaaaatgctatactatttatagtattttatcactttttcatgctaaatgTAGCATAAAAAATAGCACTCCATTGAAGATGCTAttagaacaaaaacaaatatttctATAGTCAATTCCAACTGAAGGTGGAATGCAAAAATTCCTACCCGAAGTATACaaagaatcaaaattttaaatttcagtcACAATATGTAGACAATTCTTTTATATTGACTCAGTCATGAAAAAGATTTGAAAATGATTTGCTGTCCATCATCAATTGACCGCAATTATAATCTGACTAATTAACGAATAATCAGCGGAAGGCAACGTTAACTGAGATAGTTCAGTTACATGATTTCCAAATCTTTATTGTGtgagtttattattttatgaaggggtaatgtcataaaaatgcacgaattttatacgttttctcattttaatcatgaactttaaattttatcattttcatacatgaactactacttttctcaaattcatacacggtgctgaggtgtcacggctccattggtataattcgctgaggtagaggtcattttacaccaataaatgagtgtcatctcagcaccgtgtatgaatttgggaaaaagtggtagttcgtgtatgaaaatgaaaaaatttaaacttcgtgattaaaatgagaaaatatgtaaagttcgtgatttttttttgacattaaccatTTTATCAACAATAATAAACTTGTGtggataaatattatttaaattttatagattttaaGTTGAACCTATGAAAAATTTGtggataaatattattttatgaacAATATTTTCCTGCGCAGGAACTCCTGCTATCTTGCCAACGTGGCAGCCCAATATGGGCTGTACatataataaacaatttaagcgaTAAGAATTTGTTTGATGACTATTGTATTACTTTTGATCCAAAAAAAAAGATGACTATTGTATTACTGTTTATTCCTTAGTAATACTATTcttggttaaaaaaattatttaacctATAGCttacatttaatataataaattaataatattgttTAATATCATTTAATTCATTTCTTCTTCatgtgtgtttttttttattaattttattatttagctaaatataactaaataaatatatcaattagaataaaaaattattatataaatttctcttaaaaataataatattctaGCATGAAATTATTTATCCGtttgtatatataaatttctcttaaaacaattatttaagaaacataatagaaagaaagaaaataagaacTAAGCATAATACAAAGATAAACGAATATTTTTGTTatggataaaataataaattattactcAAACATCaacataatataattcaaagtggcaatttaaaaaagataaaacagaGAAATGGTCTATATATTTAGGACATAATTCTTgataacataataaaaaaataatataattgtttttactatatttattatataaacagCCTATGTAAGGCTGCCACGTTAGTAAGGTAGCAGGAGTTCCTACTACCGAGCTTGTAGGAAATTATAATTCTTATTTTATTGTTGTCTAATTGTTAATTTGATATCACTATGTCATTACataataatatatgatatgTGGTACTATTATACTATAGCTGTTgagtttgaatttgattataaattgaTTATACTTAGTTTCCATTCTTAAGTTtacatattaaataataaaaaagtttattaaGTAAATGCCGTCTTAATTGATCCTGAAGTAGCTAGATAGCTATTATAAATACAAGTATATTTCAGACTTGATTCTCACAAAACAATCGAAACCATTAATTCTATCTCATATCAAACTTTCATTTCCTCCCAAAACCCTAATGGATGTCATTGAAACCTCACAACCCTCTACAAACATTGCCATGCACCCtgaaaaacaacaaaataacTCAATGCCACCACTAAAATATGGTGAATTTATAGCAACCCTACCAATGAGAAATGACTGGAAATTCATGCCTCTTCACCTGTACCAAGGTGCATGGTACTTCACCATTTACCTAGATGCTGTTTTAGAAGCTCAGGAGAAGTTTCAAGCTCAACCTAACGACGTTGTCATTTGTACTTACCCTAAAACCGGCACTACTTGGATTAAGGCCTTAGTTTTCGCCGTAACCACACGCTCTCGCTACCCGATTTCTGAGAGTCCTCTGTTGACATCTACACCGCATGATTTGGTTCCATTTTTGGAAATTGAGGAGTCTCGGGGAGAAACCTGCGCTCGTGACCTGGAAAACCCGCTCGTCTCAACTCATATTCCTTATCATTCCTTGCCAGAATCTATAGAGACACTGGGATGCAAGATTATTTATCTTTGCAGGGATCCGAAGGATGTGTTAGTTTCAATGTGGCATTTCTTTAGAAAAAGACTGCCCGAAGGAATCGACAAAGACGCGTATCTTAGTATGGAAGATTCTTTCGATTCGTTTTGCGAAGGAGCTGCCTTTAATGGACCTTATTGGGATCATGTTGCTGGGTACTGGAAGGCCAGCCAGGAAAATCCTGACAAGGTTTTGTTCATTAAATATGAAGATTTGAAAGAGGACATCGTTCCGAATGTTACGAAGCTGGCCGAGTTTCTTGGCTGCCCTTTTACTTCCGAAGAGGAAGAACAAGGCGTAGTTCAACAAATTATCGATTTATGCAGTTTCGAGAGTTTGAGCAATA is part of the Mercurialis annua linkage group LG3, ddMerAnnu1.2, whole genome shotgun sequence genome and encodes:
- the LOC126673069 gene encoding flavonol 3-sulfotransferase-like; amino-acid sequence: MDVIETSQPSTNIAMHPEKQQNNSMPPLKYGEFIATLPMRNDWKFMPLHLYQGAWYFTIYLDAVLEAQEKFQAQPNDVVICTYPKTGTTWIKALVFAVTTRSRYPISESPLLTSTPHDLVPFLEIEESRGETCARDLENPLVSTHIPYHSLPESIETLGCKIIYLCRDPKDVLVSMWHFFRKRLPEGIDKDAYLSMEDSFDSFCEGAAFNGPYWDHVAGYWKASQENPDKVLFIKYEDLKEDIVPNVTKLAEFLGCPFTSEEEEQGVVQQIIDLCSFESLSNTKVTEEGNYSSNSPFVIKNSLFYRKGEKGDWKNYFTEEMGARLDQIIEEKLSGSGFSFLSPQ